A window of Branchiostoma floridae strain S238N-H82 chromosome 9, Bfl_VNyyK, whole genome shotgun sequence genomic DNA:
ACGTcttatttattcattcgtttgtttgtttgtttgtttatttgtttgtttctatcgCAGCTACCGGCGTGCAGTCCGCTACAACAGAGCGTTGGAAAGTGGGAGGAGAATCAACAACTTCAGACGGGAGAGGAAAGGCGCTGGCCTCCTACCTGACCTGACCTACACCCAGACCTCCGAGGTCCCGGATGTAGAAAGCCAACACGAAGACAACGACGAGTACGACGACTACGCCACCGTGGTGGACCGACTCCTGCGGGAACCCCCCACCCCTGCGACACCCCTCAGTCCGCCCTACGCCGTACCCTTCAACGCCAAAGTCAACAACATACGCGCTGACGCCGCCGttcccaacaacaacaacgccgGAGACAGGCAGAAAACTGTGCCGGGGCGAAGCACCTTCCTCCCGGTTCACCATTTTGACTCCGCGGGAGATATCACAGATTCAGACACCGAAAGAGGTTCACCCGAGGGACTAAATAGTGACGCTTCGCCCGAGGAGCTCACAAGATATTCAAACAATGGTTCACAAGATattcaaacaaagaaaccagCGTTCCCCACCACCTGTGCTGATGATGACCACGACTACAGTGAAGTTTTGGATGCCGTTGATGTTGAAGATACAGAAACAGTGAGAGAAACACCACAAGAGATGAAAGAACAAAACCTTACTGATAACGCTGACGATCATGACTATGACGACCCACCGATGGAGGACTTGTTGTGATTTTAATTCAAACCTTGATGTAATATATTTTTGAATATGAAATATGACAGTATTGGCATTATTCTTCATCTGCATGAGAACGAACCTCGGTCCTAAGTAGTACCATTGCGTAATTTTACAAGTTACATTTTCAGTATAATGTATTCCTCATGTATCATTTTGGTTGTAGtgtaatatgtatataatacaatgtaatgGTCCAACTAGGATATTACGAATGGCAAGCGCTTGTTACGGAGGTTTAAAAAGCATATATAGATACAGGGTTTTAAACTAAAAAAGTCAACTATTGTCAATTGTATAACAAAACAAAGCTTTAAAAGTATCTAAGGTTAAATCATTACATTATTATATTTCCCACAAAAACAAACTGTTTATgatggtgtgttcttcttctttttctgtctgtATCCACGCAGAGCTTAGCTTAAAATCTTTTTCTACTCGAATACAACActatagggcgagcctaatccatcctcctaacgcccggtccccaacggcatttaccttatggggccctgctgtcccagggcctacctacgggtattatgattgtcgccacaaacaagctgtcaaccaatcagagaacaggccttccttgggcttcattttgtcggaagctgtctcgcaaaggccgctgggaagctaccagccaatcatgttacgtcttaccatgactttgtttgctcaccatgccaacgcccgatccccaacggttgactgcccatataagggcaagctcattaatatctaataagtagggcgggtaataccgccggcaaaagggaaggaaagcagagtacagtcaggaataaatgactgacggtactctgctgtaggagaatggcCTAATCGTATAGCGTGATTATTTCTATCAATTACGTGGTcaaaaaccaagcagatgtagggttgacagaaaccaagcagatgtagagtgGCCTTGTTATTTACTtgtacacaatactatagggagATCCTAATGGTATACGTGTACATGTCCTGATAAATGTTTTGCGTCTGGAGTCCACTAGAGGACGCTAGAGGAGTGTGATTTTGCGTATGTCTGGCGTTCAGTAACTTCGTTTGTCTTAAACTCATCTCAGTtattccatccatccacccactaACGTTTTGAAGatttacatatatttcaaatcatgaaaaatacaaacataTGAGGATCATTTAAAGCTTCTCGCAACGAGGAGAAATATTCAAAAAACAAATACTTGACACAGAACAGCCTTCACAAAACTCCGAAGTAATTACATATTGCAAACCACACAAATTACATTGAAGTTAATTTTcgagaagtgacactagcgaggtagccatgacaTAACGACCGTATTTGTTTTCAGCAAAGCATATGCCAATATTGTaactaatgtaaatgcagaagatATTTGGAATGTATGTTATACAGCAGTGACTGAAATATCCTCTTCAAATGTACACAAGGTGAGTTCCATAGTTTTCAATATTCAAATAGCACAGAAAATTGATATTCCTTATGCAATTGCAAAAATAATACATTATTAGCTCCAtcattacatttacaactgtcgTATGAAGCatgaagaagttgaacttgtacatactaacATACAATAGAAACTGTAGATGTTTTAAGATACCACATTTTGATATCCTGATCACTTCGATTGCACTCCTGCTTTTAAATTATCAGTTATTTGTAAGAGCattaatgtacaataaaggtctttcattcgtTGATGCATACATTTATTCAATAACTTTAATAAGTCTGCATAACCCAATAAAACTTTGAAACAGCTCAAAATGACTTGAAAGCAATCGTTTTTATCTCATCTGTGAAATTAATATAAGCTCTATGATTTTATGAACGTAATTCTAAAATGAAAAGTTGTATTCACGGAGTATATGTAGAAATGTCGTGCATGTAGATACAAGGAAATAATAAAGCATTAATAACGATATAAATGTTAAATGTCTTATTATCATGTAACTGTAATATAAAAATACAATTCTATCTTGCAGACTCTAGATGAATTCAAATTAGGCTTAATGCTTTAACATGCATATTTGCACAAATCACAATACATCTAAATACATATATCAAGGTGGACCATTCTAGGACTAAATGTGTACCATGAACGTTCCGTTGTACAACAATTATACCCATTCTAGATTTACTCATGTTCAGGCACTAAACACCCAACGTATAATTTTTGCCGTATATTTTCTAAGCTTTAAGAAGAAACGTTTCAGAATGAGCATTTTGTCTTATTTGACGGTACATCGTTAATTACCCTGTTTCCTTAGGGGTGTCATTCTGTTGCTACTCTGTTTTAGAGATCCTCATTTCAATATACTTTAAGGTACGAATCCCCGGGGGTTTCCATTGAGATGTTTTAGGGCAGCCTGTACCATTATGATCATAATAGTAACCATTGGGATTCATAGTATCACACCGGTTAATCCAAAATCCTCCCATTTTGAACATATAGCAGGAGCGGCGACGAGAACCATAGGAGCAAGGCTTAGTACTAATAAATGTCGCGGTATTCTGATCTCCCCACCAATCCTGTCCTTCAGTACCCGTATAATCCCTCAAATGTAACTTATACATCGCCTGGGCATTTTCCACGACAAAAGTGTCATATTGCATATAGCACTCGGCGGCTGGATGGCATTTCTTTCTAAAACAGTATGCAAACCTTTTTAAGTCAACGTTCAGCTTGTAGCTACCCTGGTTGGTGAGTAGATGGATGTTGTCGTTGCCGAGCCAGAACTCTCCCGTCAGGTTGCCGAAGCCCCGGCTGTAGTCCTCCCATGTCCGGTTATAGAAGTCCACAGACCCGTCCTGTCGCCGCTGGATGACGGTCCAGGCTCGGCCGGCCTCCACACGGCAGAACACACGGAGAGGGGCGCTGTTGTTTCCGCCGCCCGACGCACGGGGGTAGATGGTGTAGATTCCAGAATCCATAGAGCCTTTGGAGTTTCGGTAGATTTCTCCGCAATCTACAATTCAAATGCGGTGAGaagtaaaatacattttgtttgagATCAATATCACAGGATTTTTCCTTTAGGTTTTCAGTTTTGTTTTACCGTATCAAAGTTTAGTGTTGAATCCATTGAAAGGGAAATCTATTTGATTAAATGTGCTGAAGTGTATTTTGAATGTGGCGAAACAGACATGATTACAGTCTATTTATGATAATGGAAAGAAGTTAAAAACATCAGGGAAAAATCCAAGACAGTGTCTCCGTTTAAGGCCTTTCAGACTTAGTAACTGGAGATATTTGGTGATACAATAGAacccagttaattgcacaacggattaccgcacatTTCTGTTATagttgcacggaatccccaaatccaaaaccggtgcggtccacctggataacttcgcattgctGCACCATACAGATACGCTGGCAAATGAAATGGGGTGTgtaattaaacggcttctactgttgGTGCAATCCCTGAcgcaagggggagggggcagttGACCGATTGATATTCCATGCAATACTGCTACAAGTCTGTTAATCTACCTTTTGCTTCCATGTTGTCAATCAGCACAGCGATAGCCGAGAGAGAAGTCCTCTGTTGTTCCATGGATAGTAGAAGACTCCCCATGGAAGCCCGGCTTTGTTGACTCCAATGGTGGCCCACAAAACCAGGCAGGATACCTTTGAAGATGAACGTAGTTTgcctaaaaaaaatgaaaaacaattttcctcAGACCATCTTCATTCATACAGTTACTACCTCAAGCATTTTTTGGTTGTAATAGTTTGGAAGTAAggataacgtcacatttccaaaccggggcccgactgggctgtttgtggaaacgaaaaatgcaaacgtatacgtaaaaatatacacaaatactacccgcgactattctctttacttCTTGTGTTGTTTGGTGTCCTtaatatcgtacttttcgttcccgaaagcggCTCGGCTAAGCCCCGGTTTAGCAATGTGGCGTGGGCCTAGGCttttatttaagaaaaaaaacaacaacaatacaccGTGCTGACATGAAATTTGGATGCTGATGTAGAAACGTTTTGTTTGAAATCGGTTGCAGATAAATTATTTTTTGCGAAGTGTATGGTCCACTTACTCATGATTGTCCGCAAGACGAAAGCCATCCGTACAACCATGCTCGGCTGGGCTGACGGACGTGGTAGTGCCCGGACAGCTGTTGGTAGCAATGACGAACAGTACAAACACCCATCCTTTCAGGGCCATGTTGAGGTTGCCACTGGGCCGTGGTGGTTGGCAGCTTTGGGATGTGCAGACTAATTCTGCTGATTGCTTGAGCTCGTGCAAAACAACCTTTGCTTTGTTCTCTTTTGTTTTGCCGCTAGCTATTTTCCTTCAAAGGACTCCATGCCAATTTGatacagcattttttttactatcaTTACTatcattagtacatgtatgggaatgaaacaaatactgcaaatgcagaaatgttcgtggtggtttaatgttcgcggttttcgcggtggccacttcaccgctaatttaaaaccaccgcgaacatttttccataacagtaagagactatagtgcatggtgctataccgcgaattaaaaccaccgcgataaGTTCCTTTTCcgactaccgcgaaattaaatccccgcgaacttaaatgcatttacagtatgttttgttatgtttctaCTCATCAGTCTCCTGTCAAATATTCAACATGTTGACTCCGCGGAGACATCATAGATTCAGGCGTACACGGAAAGAGGTTCCCCCGAGGGACTAAATAGTGACGCTTCGTCCGAAGAGCTCACGAAACATTCAAACAATGGATCAGTGACAAGCAAACCAGCGTTCCTACCACCTGTGCTGATCAtgcttgatgatgatgagtacaGTGAAGTTTTGGATGCCACTGATGTTGAAGATACGGAAACATTGAGTGAAACACCACAGGAAGGGATGAAAAAAGTCCCAGGTGATAATACTGAAGATGTGATTTTAATTCAAACTATgatgtgatatatatatatagcaaagAAAATTGATATTCCTTAGGTAAGTAATTGCAAAAATAATACATCATAAGTTCCATCTTTagtacatttacaactgtctaATGAAACAACTtatgaagttgaacttgtagATATTATAATAAAATAGAAATTTGGATGTAGTAAGATATCACATTATTACATCATTATCACTTCAATTGCACTCCTGCTTTTTAATTATTCTTAGATCAGTTATCTGTAAGAACATAAATCTAccataaaggtctttcattcactGAAATGATGTTGAAGATACGGAAACAATGAGTGAAACAACACAGGAAGAGATGAACAAAGTCCCTAGTGATAATACTGAAGATGTGATTTTAATTCATACTATGGTGTGATATATTATTGAATAGAGAATATGATAGCAACGGCAAGCATCTTTCAATATACGTTAATACTGTAACTAAAGCAGATAATATTTTGTAGCTGAATGTATGTTATACAACAGTGACAGAAATATCCTCTTGAAGTTCAACTGTACACAAGGTAAATTCCATAgtttcaatattcaaatagCACAGAAATTTTATATTCCTTATGCGATTACAAAAATAATGTATCATAAGTTCCATCTTCAGTACATTTACAATTGTCTTATGAAGCATGAAGAAGctcaacttgtacatactaacATACAATAGAAACTGTAGATAAAGCAAGATATCACATTTTTATATCATGATCAATTCAATTGCACGCCTGCCTTTAAATCATTCTTAGATCAGTTATTTGTAAGAGCATTAAtctacaataaaggtctttcattcgcTGATTAATACATTTATTCAATAACTTTAATAAGTCTGCATAACAAAAATTTAAAACAGCTCAAGATGACTTGAAAGCAATTGTTTTTATCTCATCTGTGAAATCAATGCAAGCTCTATGATTTAATGcaattataaaataaaatatgagTATTCATATGAGTGTATGAAACAACGTATATGCAGAAAATGTCGTGTATGTAGACCCAAGGAAATGATGAAGCActgataatgatatgatatcTTATTATCATGTAACTGCAATGTGAAAATACAATTCTATCTTCAAAACTCTGGATGAATTGAAAATATGCTTCACCGCTTAAATATGCATATTTACACAAATCACAATGCATACATATATTAAGGTAAGGTGGACTATTCTATGACTGAATTTGTGCCATGAACCTTCCCTTGTTTACCAGCTATAACCTTTCCAGATTTACTCGTGTTCAGACATGAAACACCCAACCTATAATTGTTGCCGTATATTTCTAAGCCTTGAGAAAAACGTTTAAGAATGAGCATTTTGTCTTATTTGACTGTACATCGTTAATTGCCCTGTTTCCTTAGGGGTGTCATTCTGTTGCTACTCTGTTTTAGAGATCCTCATTTCAATATACCTGAAGGTAAAAATCCCGGGGGGTTTCCATTGAGATTTTTTAGGGCAGTCCGTAACATTATGATAATAGTAACCATTGGGGTTCAAAGTATCACATCGATGAACCCAAAACCCTCCCATTTTGAACAGATAGCAGGAGCGGCTATGAGAACCTTCAGAGCAAGGTTTGTTACGAAATATCGCGGTATTCTGACCTCTCCACCAATTCTGCCCTTTAGTACCCGTATAATTCCCCAAATGTAACTTATACATCGCCTGGGCATTTTCCACGAGGAAAATGTCATATTGCATATAGAACTCGGCGGCCGGATGGCATTTCTTTCTAAAACAATTTGCAAACCTTCTTAAGTCAACATCCAGCTTGTACCTCCCCTGGCTGGTGAGTAGATGGATGTTGTCGTTGCCGAGCCAGAACTCTCCCGTCAGGTTGCCGAAGCCCCGGCTGTAGTCCTCCCATGTCCGGTTATAGAAGTCCACAGAGCCGTCCTGTCGCCGCTGGATGACGGTCCAGGCTCGGCCGGCCTCCACACGGCAGAACACACGGAGAGGGGCGCTGTTGTTCCCGCCGCCCGACGCACGCGGGTAGATGGTGTAGATTCCAGAATCCATAGAGCCTTTGGAGATTCGGTAGATTTTTCCACAATCTACAATTTGTATGCAACAACAAGTAAGATGCGTTCAGTCAAGATCACGATCCCCCACGGTACTTGCGTATTATACTGTAATCTATTTGCTCTCCGTCATACATACTCTGGTCTAAATAGAAATAGCAAGGACGTGTAGCTCGTGCTTAGTAACCTTCCATCAGAGATTTATTTTGCCTTGTTACGTATACGCAAGTTATTAATGTTGATGTGGCCTACGTATACGTTTCGTGTATATTTACCTTTTGCTCTGATGCTGTCAAGACGGGTACCAATCGCTGAAAGTGAGGTCCTTAGTTGTTCCATAGATAGTAAAAGACACTCCATGAACGCCTGGGGTGGAGTGATCCAATGGCTGCCAGCAAAACCNNNNNNNNNNNNNNNNNNNNNNNNNNNNNNNNNNNNNNNNNNNNNNNNNNNNNNNNNNNNNNNNNNNNNNNNNNNNNNNNNNNNNNNNNNNNNNNNNNNNNNNNNNNNNNNNNNNNNNNNNNNNNNNNNNNNNNNNNNNNNNNNNNNNNNNNNNNNNNNNNNNNNNNNNNNNNNNNNNNNNNNNNNNNNNNNNNNNNNNNNNNNNNNNNNNNNNNNNNNNNNNNNNNNNNNNNNNNNNNNNNcaaaatcagaaaaagttggccaaactcaaaaaatcgattttccttaaattttgtgtggtggtagggccttggtccaaacctacaaaaatgacaaagttttagatctgcggtcaccggttgccatggcaacggccatttttcaaaatggcggattttcaccaagggaaggccttggtcgcgtccaaaataggccttctttggactcctgtagcccccacaaattaacagatattttatcaattctcgcatatgttattacccatattctaatgaacaaaatgatatatagtgatgctcaaaatgtttttgtagtcaggtgcagtagatgtttaaaaatgatgtgttttcgtgaatttccaaaattggcaaaaatccattttttgaccatttttattgaccattagctcattatcaggcaaatcaatttgcttgattttcggcacagttatagtttgaacctttgtatacatcatatgtaaaaataaatttgggcctttaacgtatcgaaccgtggtggcccccagagtaaaccaatatttccattacaagaaaatcgtaaccatagaattattcctggaaaaacagtcatagcttaccagaaatgaatctcgttatcattttatgtaacagaggaacttacctatcacttataaaagcagg
This region includes:
- the LOC118422232 gene encoding fibrinogen gamma chain-like encodes the protein MALKGWVFVLFVIATNSCPGTTTSVSPAEHGCTDGFRLADNHEQTTFIFKGILPGFVGHHWSQQSRASMGSLLLSMEQQRTSLSAIAVLIDNMEAKDCGEIYRNSKGSMDSGIYTIYPRASGGGNNSAPLRVFCRVEAGRAWTVIQRRQDGSVDFYNRTWEDYSRGFGNLTGEFWLGNDNIHLLTNQGSYKLNVDLKRLP
- the LOC118423327 gene encoding fibrinogen-like protein 1, with amino-acid sequence MEQLRTSLSAIGTRLDSIRAKDCGKIYRISKGSMDSGIYTIYPRASGGGNNSAPLRVFCRVEAGRAWTVIQRRQDGSVDFYNRTWEDYSRGFGNLTGEFWLGNDNIHLLTSQGRYKLDVDLRRFANCFRKKCHPAAEFYMQYDIFLVENAQAMYKLHLGNYTGTKGQNWWRGQNTAIFRNKPCSEGSHSRSCYLFKMGGFWVHRCDTLNPNGYYYHNVTDCPKKSQWKPPGIFTFRYIEMRISKTE